The proteins below come from a single Caulobacter segnis ATCC 21756 genomic window:
- a CDS encoding TetR family transcriptional regulator, which produces MSDRPSPRISSRKLPKQARSADLVAAILEAAVQVLAKEGATRFTTARVAEKAGVSVGSVYQYFPNKAAILFRLQSDEWRQTAGLLTNILSDTGRPPLERLRVVVHAFVRSECEEAQMRTALNDAAPLYRDAPEARVARVSGTQVVADFMREALSEATEPTRALAADLITTTLKEVGKRFSETPRTDAEITAYADGLADMFTAYLERLGHGPAGGAVTTNLRGEPPEPGTD; this is translated from the coding sequence ATGTCCGATCGCCCAAGCCCCAGGATTTCTTCGCGAAAGCTGCCCAAGCAGGCTCGCTCGGCCGACCTGGTCGCGGCGATCCTGGAAGCGGCTGTTCAGGTTTTGGCGAAGGAGGGCGCGACGCGGTTCACCACCGCTCGGGTGGCCGAAAAGGCCGGGGTGAGCGTCGGCTCGGTGTACCAGTACTTTCCAAACAAGGCCGCGATCCTGTTCCGCTTGCAGAGCGACGAATGGCGCCAGACGGCTGGGCTGCTGACGAATATCCTTTCCGACACCGGCCGTCCGCCGCTTGAGCGGCTACGCGTGGTCGTCCACGCCTTCGTTCGATCGGAGTGCGAGGAGGCCCAGATGCGCACGGCGCTGAACGACGCCGCCCCACTCTATCGCGACGCGCCAGAAGCGCGCGTGGCGAGGGTGTCCGGGACCCAGGTCGTGGCGGACTTCATGCGGGAAGCGCTGTCCGAGGCCACGGAGCCCACGCGCGCGCTGGCCGCCGACCTGATCACCACGACGCTCAAGGAGGTCGGCAAGCGCTTCTCGGAGACCCCTCGCACGGACGCCGAGATCACCGCCTACGCCGACGGCTTGGCCGACATGTTCACGGCCTATCTGGAACGGCTAGGCCATGGCCCCGCCGGCGGGGCGGTCACCACGAACCTCAGGGGCGAACCGCCCGAGCCAGGAACCGATTGA